GGCCTGTGGCGAGGCAGGTGCAAGCACGGCTTCCAGTTGATCCAGACAGGCTCGCACGCGAGGCGCCAGTTCAGCCCCGAAGTCAGTGATGTGCACCCTGCGGGTGGTGCGGTGAAAAAGCAATTCACCGTAATGCGCCTCAAGTTCCTGAACGGCGCGGGTGACACCTTGCGGGGACATGCCCAAACGTGACGCGGCATCACGAAAGCTTTCTGCCTCTGCCGCAACGCAAAAAATCCTGAGTCGATCTTGAAGATGAAGCATGTTATGAACCCTATTTTTATTCCAATAACCGGAATTCTTAATTCCCTTCTATTCCATATACACGATTAATGATAACTGCGACACTGCGGCCATCGTAATCACACCCAAAGGAATCTCCATGACCGCACCTACTCGCTCTGTTGCCTTGACTATTGCTGCGCTGTTGATATCAGCAAGCCTGACTTCGCATGCTGCCTCGCCTGCTGCTGCGTCTTCAGAATGTGTCACGTTACCAACCCATGCCCAACTGCGCGATGCATTGGTGGCTGCACGCAAGGCCGACAATGCGGGCTTCAACCTGGACATGTGGGGTGCGGTGGTGTCGCGAAGCGGAACCGTGTGCGCCGTGGCTTTCACTGGCAAGGAATTGGGCGACCAATGGCCAGGAAGCCGCGCTATCTCGGCGCAAAAGGCCTACACGGCCAATGCCTTCAGCCTGCCCGGCCTGGCCCTGGCTACAGCAAACCTGTACAGCGCAGTTCAACCAGGCGGCAGCCTGTTCGGCCTGCAAGAGAGTAACCCGGTCAACGCAGCAGTGGCCATGCAGGGGCCAGTCAAAACCTGGGGTCAGCCCAATGACCCGTTGGTGGGTCAGCACATGGGTGGCATCAATGTGTTTGGTGGCGGACTGGCCCTGTATGACAGCAAGGGGACATTGCTGGGTGCAGTGGGCGTGTCGGGCGACAGCTCCTGCGCCGACCACGCTATCGCATGGCGTACCCGCAACAACCTCAAGCTTGACCATGTGCCGGGCGGTGTCGGCCCTGGCGGCGTTGATCAAATCGCCTACCAGGGTGACTGGAAGCAGCCACATTGTATTCAGGCTGACCAGGAAGACGCAGTAGTGCGCACCTTGCCGGCCACCCGGATCAAACAGATGAGCCGTTGAAGAGGTAAACTGGTGACCAGCTTGTAGCAACACAGCTTTTAATTATTATTGGAGTACTCATGAAACTGAACGATTACGGACTCAAACCGATCAACTTCAACCATCCCGTTGAAACGGCGAACAACGACGAAGCCGGATTGTCACGACGTGGCTTTCTGGTCACTTCACTGGCGACGGGCTTTGCGCTAGCATCCAACCCGGTGATGGCTGATGCCATTACAACCCCCAGCAAAGGGCTGGTCGCGGGTGAAGTCAGCATCCCGGTTGCCGATGGCAAGATCCCCGCTTACCGCGCCATGCCTGCGGGCCCCGGAAAATTCCCGGTGATGCTGGTGGTGCAGGAGATTTTCGGCGTGCATGAGCACATCAAGGACATGTGCCGCCGTTACGCCAAGATGGGCTATTACGCGATTGCACCGGAAATGTTTGCGCGCCAGGGCGATGTGTCCAAGCTGACAGACATTCAGACCATTCTGTCCCAAGTGGTGTCCAAGGTGCCTGATGCACAGGTTTGCGCCGACCTAGACGCCACATTGGCTTTTGCCCGTGCCAGTGGCCACGCCGATGCAAAACGGACTGGCTTGGTGGGCTATTGCTGGGGTGGGCGCACGGCCTGGGTTTATGCCCGACACAACAGCAAGTTGAACGCAGCTGTTGCCTACTACGGCTTGCTCGAAGGCCTGAAGACGCCCGACCTGCGCCCGGAAGATCCGATTGACTTTGCCGGCGAGATCAAGGTACCGGTGCTGGGGCTTTACTCCGGCATTGACGCCTTCGTCAAGCAGGAAACCATCGCCAAGATGCGCGGACTAATCAACAAAGGCGGCAGTGGTTCGGAAATCGTGGTGTTCCCGAATGTGGACCATGGCTTCAATGCGGACTATCGCCCCACTTATGACAAGGCTGCTGCGACCTACGCGCAGAAGCTGGCGAACGACTGGTTCAAGAAATACGGTGTTTGATTGAATAGACTGCAAGGTTCAGGCCACTGGCCTGAACCTTGTACTGGTACATCAGGAGCACGAGCCCCGTTTCAATTCTTTTTGAGAGGGCGGTAATCACCCAACTCAAATTGGGAAAGTCGACGCTTCATTTCGAAAGTGGACCATGGCCATGCCGTGCTGTTTCGGCGATGGCGGTCGATGAAGTAAACTTTCAGGACCAATCTGAATGCAATTAGGCTGCCGCGGATTACCTCCATGCAGTGGATAAAGATTTGTTGAAGAAGGTGTATGAATTGATCCGGTTTGGTGGATTGACATGCTGAACACACAGCATCACCCTGAA
The nucleotide sequence above comes from Limnobacter thiooxidans. Encoded proteins:
- a CDS encoding GlcG/HbpS family heme-binding protein, which gives rise to MTAPTRSVALTIAALLISASLTSHAASPAAASSECVTLPTHAQLRDALVAARKADNAGFNLDMWGAVVSRSGTVCAVAFTGKELGDQWPGSRAISAQKAYTANAFSLPGLALATANLYSAVQPGGSLFGLQESNPVNAAVAMQGPVKTWGQPNDPLVGQHMGGINVFGGGLALYDSKGTLLGAVGVSGDSSCADHAIAWRTRNNLKLDHVPGGVGPGGVDQIAYQGDWKQPHCIQADQEDAVVRTLPATRIKQMSR
- a CDS encoding dienelactone hydrolase family protein, which produces MKLNDYGLKPINFNHPVETANNDEAGLSRRGFLVTSLATGFALASNPVMADAITTPSKGLVAGEVSIPVADGKIPAYRAMPAGPGKFPVMLVVQEIFGVHEHIKDMCRRYAKMGYYAIAPEMFARQGDVSKLTDIQTILSQVVSKVPDAQVCADLDATLAFARASGHADAKRTGLVGYCWGGRTAWVYARHNSKLNAAVAYYGLLEGLKTPDLRPEDPIDFAGEIKVPVLGLYSGIDAFVKQETIAKMRGLINKGGSGSEIVVFPNVDHGFNADYRPTYDKAAATYAQKLANDWFKKYGV